CCGAGCGACGGCTTGTTCTGCCTCCAAAACAATGAACGTATAGAGTGCTACCATTACCAACACATGGTAGCACCCTCTAAATGTTCAAGAATTCGCCCAAAGTATATGGAAGGATACGGAAAGTGATCAAGCATCTACGGTTATATAAAATTTGGGATTGAACAAAAACCTTGTGCAAGGATAAACAAAATGGCCAAGTACGTCTATAGATATCCTTATCCTGCAACATCAGCACGCAGATGTTGATCTCTGACTTCGCAACAGCGATATATCAATCAGTGAGCCTTTAGGAATCGTGCTGATAGTCTGCTGACCATCAATGGTGGAAGTggaggcaccaccaccaccaccagctgcACAATGGGGCGGTGGCGAGGGCGCCCGTACGAAAAAAAGGTTGGTGGATAGGAGTGGTTCTCGCTCAGACATGCCCATCATCTGTCCCGAAAATGCCCCTCCTTGGCGATATGATAGAGGATGGAGATTCAAGAGTAGCTTGCAGAAAAAGGGACGGACATCAGCAGACAGCACAGCATTCACACTGTTTCTCACACACCTTGTGCACATCCATGTCGATATGTCACAATTACAAATTGATTTCTTTCTACATCAGACTTATTACACATTGTGCAGGAATGgtctgcaggctgcagccgTCCCCATCGTGCTGATTACAGACAACTCGAGGTGGTAACACTCTTCTCAGTCACGATCAGCGACACCTCACCACCCACGCTGTCATGAACAGAGGAATTATATACGATGGCATTTCAGGACTTCAAAATGTCATAAAATGTGGAGGGTCGGTTCCGTTTCTTCAGGCACAGCTCCTGCAAGCAGCGGGATTATTTTCATTCAGATGTTTGGTTTCCCAGAATTCCACAAGCAGAACAAGATATTCAGGAGTGAGATATGCATTTATTCCTTGCCATTAAGTTTCCTTTTCAATAGAAAGTTACGTGGCTTACTTTTATTTACACTGCAATGCTAAGTGCTAGCCACCTTGTAAATAAGCTTTTTTATGTAATCAGTTAAGTACCCAGAATATACAGAGTGGTGCATGCTCATCACAGAGATGTTAAAAGATGAGTGCCAGAAAATAAATTTTGTCTTAGTGAATATGACTATATGACCAGATTCCCTGCTGAAACCACAACTAACAAAAGTAAATGATTCACAAGCACAGTACCTCCACTGCAGAAGCCACCCTCAGCAAGCTAGCCTCACCCCATGGCCGACCTATCAGTTGCAAACCTATAGGAAGGCCCTGCTTGTCATGACCAACCTGACAAGACAACAGCAACGCCAAAGTATAACGTTTCTGCATTTCACCTATATTAAACCAAAATAATCGATTTTCTTATACAAGCTCTGAAATGCCAAATGTATAGCCAATTATATAGGCATCAATAATCCaaaagttttcatatataatatCCAGTGGTAATGTTATGGTCAGGCTCCAGTGTAGACCACAAGAGGTAACTAGAAGATCCAATGTGTACTCAGTTATGAAACATTGATACCACTCACAGGCACAGTTATTGCTGGTAGACCGAGAAGGTTCCCAGCTATGATGAATCGCATCAGGTAAGCTGCAACAAAGGCAAGTGTTAGAGAAGTTGTATCTGATCACAGCAGAACAAACCATACTTACACTGAGCGTCAAAGTATGTATATATCGAGCTAAAAGAAAAGCAGGCATAAATACTTTTCTTAGAAAATTGCTCAGAAGTAATACAGATGGTGAACAAAGCTTCCCAGTACTGACACAGCATAAGAGGCACGGTTCCTTCTACACAACGAAATTAATGGAACCACCCAAGTTCTGTTTTGTTCAAACTTCAAGCTAAATGGCTTATCGAGCAAGCAAAAAAGTGGTAAATAACTACAGCCCTATAGTGGAACCCATCTTGGTTTCTCTTTTATACCAGCTTGCTTCAGTGTAAAACAGCAACAGACACAAGCTGCCAAACAACAAATATCTTATGTCCAGCATGATAGCATGGATTGTGAAGAATACAAAGACATGTCATAATTTCTTTTTTCACATGTCAAAAAGCTAAGTAAGATGCCCAAAATACAATATCCTGCTCATAGTATACCTGACACAACGTAATCAGATTCTCCTGACTTCAGAGCACTTGGTGGTATTTTTGGTGCCGTCATGCTGGAAAAACAGCACAGTTGCTTAGTTCTTACAGAAATAGAGAATGCACTTCCTTAGAGGCAAGGTATATAAAGCTTCTTGCATGTAAAATAACCATGTATACTTTGAGGTGCACCATCTTTCTAGGGAACAAAGATAGACACTTATAGATTAGATGTCACTTAGATCCTGTTTGGGTCCTCTAGCTAATGATTAGCTAGCTAAAATTAGCTATTAAGGATCCAAACAGGTCAGCTAATGAAGTAGTTAATTATCCCTCAGCTAATTTTTAGTAAAATATTTCATTAGCTGATTGAACCCAGCTAATCCTAGCTAATGGTGTTTAAAGTCTTTGACTCTTTTTTACCCCTGATCCACTCCCCTCTCTCCCCTGAATTTGGCGCCAAGAAACATAGGTGTAGCATGATCCAAACACACCCAGCTAATGGTTAGCTTACTAATATTTAGTTAGCTAATAGAAACTATCATCAATTAGCTAGCTAATCATTAATTGGGaaggatccaaacagggccttattcCTGTCTATTTGTGGATTGACAAATATGAACTAAGGGATATTGTCTAGCATGATGCACTTCACTTAAGTTAGCAACTGCATATCTGACCATTTTGGTACCACACCGATTTGCTTCCATATAAAATATAACTCAAAAGACCACTTTTGCATTATACTCTATCTCTGCAAGATCAAACTTACACAGGTTCAACCACTAATATACAGAAATATAACTGTTTAGATTTGCCATGTGAAAATAGTAACATTATTACCCAGTTGTAGGAGTTGctatgaaatcaaccttcttgaAAGCTTCCATGTGATAGTGCATTATCCTCCTCCTATATTAGCCCCATCAAAAGGTACACTAAGCGCATGATTAGCACAATATAGGAGAAAAAAATTACAGCAAAACTGGAGCCCTTAGTCATTATTGCCATAGTAGGTCAACAACAGATACTTTATAGTTTAAACTCAATTGCATAAATCAAGATAAGGGAAAAGAGCAAAATTAATTCATAAGATCACCTTATGCATTGAGAAGCCACATAATCAGTTGAGGAGAATGACCCAAAAAGTGCCAAACTTGTTCGAGTATCCAGCGTAAATTCTGTTCTCCTTCTGGAAGAGAGAAGAAATATTTTGCTTAGGATAACCCCTTCTAATAATAACTTAATTGTTGTGGGTCAATAGTTTTGAGAATTATTTTCCCTTGGAGGAAAATGTCTAACAGTTAATTCTGGGATAACATTGCAAAAATGGTATCCATCAAACAGATAGGTACCCTGCTTTGTAATGAGGATTCAGGTCACAGAACGATTCTGAGCCAATTGAGACAACATGGGCAGTACGCATCTCTTCAAGCTCTGGTAATATTATCTCTTCTATCTTGAAAGATGTAAATCAGGACTAGTTAGCTGAGATGTCAAAGAAGATCTGAACGTGCATATATAATAGATACCACGTGATCAGCTCAATAATcagttgtgacttgtgaggaACTGCAACGTGCAAATGAAATAAAAACAGAATTCACTTTTATACATCAAAAGCCACATCACTACACTGCACTGATATTTCTATTGTCAGAGGGGTTTGTTCATCTTAAGGAGAATGATCTATCGTAGCTTAAATTGACAATTCGACTAGTAAAAAATGTTAAAATCATGCATTGTTGTCGTCAGTTGTGGAGATAGAAATGGGCTTACTTGACATCCAAAAGTGTTACAAAGAAGTTTAAGTGCATCTTCACATGTACTCGATATCTCACGGTCAGAAACATCATGAAACCACTGCAGAAGTAAATTTCATTTTAGAATAGGTAATACCAAAATAATGTTTGAATTGAAAATATGTACCTCTGTATATTTCCCTATTTTAACTGATCCCAGGATATTGCTGTTGTCAGGGGATAACAAATTTGGGACACACAGCGGTGACTGCAGAGACGAAAGAAACAGAAACACACAAGTTGTGAGCTTGAACAGATGCATTAAATTCAGCATCAAATGTTATCTTGTTAAACCTTTGTGCGTTTTTTGTGGAAACATGGAGAAGGTATAACATTTCACTGTACTATGATTAAACACCATGGGAATCTAAAATTAGCTACAAACAACAAAGCTTTTCGGTCTGTTGTCATTTCAAAGCAAACTACCTAATACTGACTGATTGTCTGGTACAATCCGACAGCATACAATTGACATGAAAGGCATAATAGATTTATTTTAACAGGCAGGAAATATAAAGACATAATATCTTACTGGTCTAAGGGTAAGCTTATCCATGGGTCTTGAGCCTGCTATTGCAAAATACCTGAAACGCCATACAACACAGTTAACGGGTACCCAGTATTATCATCAGGATAGTGACACCTAATGATACCTTAtatcaccaaaaaaaaaaaacagttacAAAACTTTAACTTTATCAACAAGATAACTAAATTTAACGAGTTTATGCAGGGCATCTCATGATATCATATAGCATGCCAAGCTGCTTACACTAGCATAGCATCCTCGACTGATGATGTAAGAGGAGAAGCAACTTCAACAGTCCCAGAGTCACAAAGTACCCTGCAAACAAGATATCTAATTATACAACAAGAAACTGCACGATTTCGAATTTCCTAATGAAATTCAGTTAAAGATAACTGCATGTGGCAACTACGTTGTCAGATTTGGTTGATTGTTGGACAATAGTACAATACCATTAAACATAAAATCATAAGCAGCTTCAGAACACAGTGGATGATAACTTGTGATTAGAGCAGCTTATTCTAGTAATCTTGGAAGGAAGCCTAATCCGTATATAACAGATATGACTGGTAACTCTGGTAAATATTCAATGAAATGGAACTTCTCTAATTACCCAGTCATATCGGTCCGCCCATATGTTGTCTTGAAACCAACAATACCACAAAGTGCGGATGGAATTCTAACTGAACCTGTTGCAGAGATAAGGTAGCAATCTAAGACTATTACTGACAAGAATTTACTGACAATCAATATCACATTTCTACATGTACATACCTCCACCATCCGTTCCAATTGCTACTGAGCATAACCCCGATGAGACTAATGCAGCAGGACCAGATGAAGAACCACCTGTATATCTATCGACAGAATGTGGATTCCTTGCTGTCCTGCAAGAGAAGTTAACAGAAAGTGAAGATAAAGTGAGAAACATATGTAACAGAAAAACAGCGAGCCAGATGAAAAATTATCTGATCATGAGATCATTGAGATAAAAGGAAATTCTGGGTTCCACTTTTCTTTTGTGGCTTTAAGAGTAAGGTTATTTAATCGATGAACCGCTAGATCATAATATGTATGTGCATTCCAGAATTCTGATTCAACTAACCTTTACTCAAGGTCAATGGAGTTTGCTTCCAGaaagtagtttttttttaaaaaaaaacagtaaATGGCAGATGCTCCGCCTTCGCATTAAAAGGAGGAAGCAATTTACAGAACCAGGTTACAGTTTAAAAGGAGAGGAAGGAAAAGATAAAAACTATGCAAAGCAGCAGAAGCATCATAGAGGAAGTACAGACTATAATGAGTCTGAGTCCAGCAAGAAGAACAGCTAGTAAATTACAGATTGTTGTGATGTGCCATGCAGCAAAGGTGGACATCCTCCTGAACTAGGTTGGCAGTTTGTGCCAGTGTTAGTGCTTTGTAATCAGATTCTTTAGGAAACCTTTATTTTAGCAAACTTTAGGAAAAGCTTTGaagagtgagggccctacccttgagttagatgactcttttgacgacaCCAACAgatgttttgtgaggagaattcaggaggtagagatcggggaggctttgaagaggatgaagggaggtaaagcgatgggccctgatggtatccccattgaggtgtggagatgcctaggagatagagcaatagtatggttaactaagctttttaatctcatttttcggtcaaacaagatgccggaagaatggaggagaagtatattagtacctatcttcaaaaacaagggcgatgttcaaagttgtactaactaccgtggaattaagctgatgagccatacgatgaagctttgggagagggttatcgagcatcgcctaagaagagtgacaagtgtgacccaaaaccaatttgggttcatgcctggaagatcaaccatggaggcgattttcttaatacgacaattgatggagagatatagggagcagaaggacttgcacatgatcttcattgaccttgagaaggcatatgacaaagtaccgagaaatgtcatgtggtgggccttggagaagcacaaagtcccaactaagtacattaccctcattaaggatatgtacaaggatgcgacgacgtttgttcggacatgtgatggcaacatcactgactttcctattaacataggcctacaccaggggtccgcattgagcccttatttatttgctttagtgatggatgaggtcacaagggatatacaaggtgagatcccttggtgtatgctttttgctgatgatgtggtgctagttgacgagagtagggcaggggttaataggaagttagagctgtggagacgcacgttagagtcgaaagagttcagacttagtaggaccaagaccgagtacatgatgtgtgatttcagcgcgactaggcatgagggaggagacgttagtctagatgggcaagtggtggtccagaaggataattttcggtatttaggatcggtgctacaaaaggatggcgacattgatgaagatgttaggtatagaatttcagctggctggttgaaatggcggcaagcttctggcatcctttgtgacaagagggtgccacaaaagttaaaaggcaaattctataggacagcaattcgtccggcgatgttatacggtgctgaatgttggcctacaaaaaggcgacatgtccagcaactgagtgtagcagagatgcggatgttgcggtggttttgcgggcacacaaggagggatagagtccggaacgaagttattcgggatagggtcggggtggcaccaattgaggagaaacttacccagcatcggctgagatggtttggacatgtccaatgaaggcctcctgaggcgccggtgcataatggggttcttgagcgggttgataatgtaaagaggggtagaggtagacctaaactgacgtgggatgagtcggttaagagagaccttaatgATTGGAATAtttcccttccccagaccccgcacagtgcgggaagcctacgacactgggtacgcccttttttagatagctttggataggagcgcttggagactagctatcaatatgGCTGaatcttgaacttatttctttcgggtttcatctctagcctaccccaacttgcttggaaaaaaaggctatgttgttgttgttgttgtttaggAAAAGCAAGAAAATCACGTAAATGATATCTGACAATTCTCTTGTGTTCTGAATGTCTAGAAAGGCAAGGGTGTTTCATTTTATCCATGTATGAGTTGACAAAAAAAACTATATATCCTTTGACTCAAATAGAAAAACAACTACAAAAAGTGTGGACACTTTAACAGAATCAGTAGTTGTGCAACTATTGATCATACCCATAATTTGGATTGTTTCCTGTTACACCAAGACCAAGCTCGTGCATGTTTGCTTTCCCGATAAAGATGACTCCACATTTTCGCAACCGAGCAACGCAGACTGCATCTTTCTCCACAGTGTGGATTTGGTCAAAAAATGTTGTAGCGCCTGCAATCAAAAGAAAACATAATGTGTTTTATCACACTTGAACAGTGAAACAGCAAAAAATGGTAGCTTCAGTCAATTAAACTAACCCTTCGTTGGATAAGGGAAACAGTCAATGTCATCCTTAATGGCAACAAAGATCCCATCCAAAATGGACATCGGGTTTCCTGGACATGAGCAGCAATGTCACAAAAACCAGGTAGATGAGAATTTTCAATGGAATTTCTGATTGAAGACATTCATCTGTATTATCATGAATTGACCCACTACTAATAAAGAGGATCAATATAGTCAAGTTGGGGCAAACCTTGCTCAAATCTTTTTGTGGATGCCTCAGCTTGCCTTCTGAGATCATCTGCATTAAAATAGATTAACATTGGCATTGGAGGCTTCTTGTTGTTCCACTCTTCCACCCCCGCAATGACATGCTCAGCAACCTATGTCACCAATCAGAGTCAAAACAGCAGAGATGCAGGAGCACAACCAGAGAAGCACGCAGACACTCTGGCCAGTGTACTACTTACAACTGATGGAGTAGTGATCCCTGAGCTGTATGCATGTGCGAAGTCACGGATCTTCCAGTAAAGGAAAGGGAGCTTCTCCTCGGTCGCCCAACGCACTGATGGATCATACGACGGGAGGTACTGCAGTGCTTCGTGGACTCTTTCCACTGGGTGCCTATCTTCCCCCACAAGCACAACTCCTGGCTCCGTGTCTGAACAATTTGGAGTGGGTACACAAGAAATGAACAACACACAAGTAATATGACAATTCCAGGAAGGAAGGAATAGAAACCCAGAATTGTGGTAAAAGCTTTTTTTATCCAAATAATAGACCTGGGAACTTGGGTTATCATCTGGATTACTTGGAACAAACAATTCAGTGGAGTAAAGCCTTTTTTAGAGCCTGGAGTAGAACTTCCATGTCAGATTTTTGCCATGGTTCTCCatagagcaaaaaaaaaaagctaataACATCTCTCATTCTGCTAATGCACTGTCACattgttcttttttttgggtaatgttttcctttgtgTAAATCtgtaaactttgtttagtactaTATCCATATATTCCAGTAGGATGGAATCCGCCTGGTACATTTCCCATTTGGGGTAATATTCTCCTTTGTGTAAATCTGTAACTTTGctttgtttgaagaaaaagCTAAATGTATAGTGCAACATCAATCATCAGGTAGGTGAGTTGAGGAGATTAAGTGAATGTTCAAGATGCCATTCTAAACTTTTAAGCCTCTCAAGTCAAGCAAAGAGAAGTAGACGAGCAGACTGTTTATGTCAGTTAAAATGCTGTACTGTTTTAGATGTTCAGAAAGTGCAGATTGCCAATGTCAGTGGGACAAAAGATGGTTAAGTCAACCACTGAACTGACGCCGTTGTCAAAGAATGAATGAATGGAATTGGGAAGGGTGGTATCCTACCCTGCGGTGGGTACTCCGGGTAGTACATGGGGCGCTCGGGGATCACCGTCTGCTGCAGCGTCTGCGGGAACCCATAAAGAGGAAGGATTAGCAATAATGGTGAATGGGAGCCAGGCAGGGAGCATCCAAGAGGGGTGGTGATAACTGATAAGGAGGAAGAAGTTGACCTGCGGCATGTTGTTCTGCGACTTGAGGAAGGAGGTGATGAGTGGGCCCAGGAGGGGCGACTCCATGAGCCAGACGAAGGCCCTGAGCGAGAAGCCGGTGAGGTGCGGCGCCTGCAGCGTGGGCGGCTTGTACCGGACGGCGGAGAtgtccacctcctccaccggcgTCATGGCGAGCGGGGAGGAGCCCTTCGTCTTCCCCCGCCCCGTGGAACTCGATCCGCCCATGTGCAATCACCCAATCCTCCCCTCCCCGGATTTTCCTCGAACGACGGGGGTCGGACCGTCAGAAGAGCAGAGTAGCAGAAGGAAGAATGAAGGAAGGGGTGGGCAGGTCGGGTTTATGCGTTGGTGGGCGGAGTCGACAAAgcaggaaggaggaggaagacgacgacgacaatgGCGGGCACAGCCGCACAGCCTCATTAAATTCAGTCAGGCTGGACAGAACAAGAGCACCAGTTGAGCCGGTGAGACCGCGCTTCCCCGTGCTTTTCTTTCATCATCTTCTAGAAGGAGAGGCGTACTCAGTCGCACCAGATTTGTATAAGAAAATTGCACAAGATTGATGGCCACCGCTGCGATCAGAAACTGATTCAAACCCTGTGAAATCAACATTTTTAAATCCAACCACGCATTGTTGACTTTGTGCTCTTTCTATGTATGCCGGCCATGTTGTGATCCTGCAACATATTGGCTGTCTAGAATCCGATCGGAATTCCGATCGATTTATTCGAATTTTGATtataattctgattaatttatTCATGTTTCAATTAGAATTCAGATTGACAAAAAACTAGTCCAACTCGCATATGAGATGGACTAAGATCCACATGTCAATGACATAAGAcaaaccaaaccaaattttATGTGGAAATCTTACTCACTTTAGTAATAAGTATAGACAATCATATAGttttaaagtcagtacaatacGCTATTTTTGTACTATCTATTGATTTCTCTCTAGTATATTCGAGTTTTATCTCTGTGCCGGTGTTTTCTTGGCATGAGACTTTCTACATTAGAGTTCTGAGGCAGAGAAAGTTTTAAGTAAGTTGGACCAGTTGGCGTATGTTGTGGCATGACCCCTTAAGCTATTTTTTGGCATGTCAACGGTTACCCCCATCAACTATATATGGCCAAAAATTTGGACTTAAACTATTGTTTTGTTTAGTTTTAGTCTGCAACTATGTCTATTAAAAGAATTATGTCTATTAAAAATTTGGCCAAAAATTTTGACAAGATAATTAAAAGAATTGCTAGTTGGAGGGGCAAACTCCTCTCTTATGCAGGTAGGTTGGCTCTGACTAAAACCTGTCTAGCTAGTATTACCATCTACATCACATCTTTTTTCAAGTTCCCAAGGTGGGCACTTGATCGGATTAACTCTCATATGGCCCATTGCCTTCGGAATAATTTCAAGGGGCATCACAAATTACATTTGGCCAACTGGAACTTAGTGAGCATGAAAAAGGGAGATGGTGGTCTGGGTGTTCCTGACCTCAAAAACCTTAACCTTGTCGTGTTGGGATCTTAGAGGAAATATGTGAGGAACACACATAACATTTTTTTGTCTTCCCCATTCTTAGCTTTCTAATTACTGGATCCTCTGGGCTGCTAAAGCTCTTAAATTTAGGTATAGATGGAAGGTGGGAGATGGAACTAAAATCAGAGTTTGGGAAGATACCTAGTTTGGTAACTCTCCCCTAGCAGTCCAGTTCGCAGACATGTATAGCATCTGCAATCAGATTGGTGTCAATCTGACAAGTGTTTGGGATGGCGATGAGGTTAGACTAATGTTTAAGAGAATCTTTCTGAAACTATGATGGAAAGATGGTATGAGCTCAAAGAAATAGTGATAGGTGTCCAATACAATGACGGAAGGGGATGCTTTGGTTTGGCAATACGGCAGTAAGGGTATCTATACTACTCAATCCATATATGCGGTGATTAATTTCTATTGGGTACGCCCTGTGTTTGTTCCTTCGGTTTGGAAAATCCAAATCCCTCCTTGGGTCCAAGGCTTTCTTCAGTTGTTATTCTCATAATAATATGATGACTACTACAACCTGATCAAAAGAAATATCTTTAAACCTCTGCACTGCCAATTCTGTAATGAAAATGAGTCGATCCCCCATTTGTTCTTTGATTGTATAGCTGCCAGAAATATTTGGGATCATGTGAATTGTCATCTCTGCATCTATATTAAGTCGTTTGAGGATACAACTTTCAAAATGGCCCTGTGGGGGGCAAATATGAGATTCGAAATTGCATCTATGCGGGAGTTTATTGGGGGATTTGGCTAACCAGGAATGATATAATTTTCCATCAACAAAGATGACAAAGCACAaaagccatacaaaagccatCCTCAGAAGTATCTAGCGCTGTATGACGACATGGTAGCCTATGCTCAAGAATCAGGTGTCAAACTAGGTTTGCCCAATAGTGCAGCTTTCTAGAGGCGGCTCTTTCAAGCCCTTTGGCGATAAAGGCGGAGTGAAGAAACTCAAGATGGGACTGGACTGGCTAAACAGAGAAATTTGCGATTTTACCATCATCAAAAATGGGTTTCGCTAAAATGCCATCAAACTTTTGGGTTTCGCTataatgccattatgaaagtGTGTCTTCCTGCTACAATGCCTTTTCCCTCCTTTTCAATTCATTTCATAATTTCTCGCTTCTCTCACCACATAAACGGACCATTTTGCCCTTGATACGGCCAGCCTTATCCCCTCAGTCTCCCGTGTCTCCCACCATGCCCACTGTGCATTTCTTGGCAGGCCGAGCTCACCATTGCCGGCCTCGGGTGCAGACATGGCGTAGGCACGGCGGCGCCACCACGTCGACGTACGCGAGGCCACAATGCCGCCAGGAagctgcggcgcggcggcggcggtgttcggcgttcggcggcgcggccacgaaTGCGGGAGACGGCATCAAGGCGGGAGCACAAGCAGGTAGGAGGCCCAATGGCCGGCAGGATCCCGGTGATGACCTGCAGCTTCTCGAGGTCCTTTGGCTCGGCGCGCGCAGCGAGCCCTGCCCTGCTAGCCCCACCGCCCGCGGACAGCACTGCGAGGCCCGCCGCCAGGAGCAGCGCGGCAACACCTTCCCTTGGAGGAGCCGCGCCGGGAACCCGACCTCCGCCGGCGAGTTTGCAGGGGCCTCGTTGCTGAAGAATATGAAGAGGAAAGGGAGAGAAAGAACGAGCGTTTTCATCCTGTTCGATCTGTCCGGGTTGTAACCGATGCTGCAAGGGCATTTTGGGTAGGTTCAGCCAAAGAAAAtgtggaaaaataaaaaaatgatgtgATAAGTGTGGAAAAGGCATTTCAACGTTTTGACATCGTATTATAATGGCATTGTGGCCAA
This sequence is a window from Panicum virgatum strain AP13 chromosome 7K, P.virgatum_v5, whole genome shotgun sequence. Protein-coding genes within it:
- the LOC120639540 gene encoding fatty acid amide hydrolase-like, which codes for MGGSSSTGRGKTKGSSPLAMTPVEEVDISAVRYKPPTLQAPHLTGFSLRAFVWLMESPLLGPLITSFLKSQNNMPQTLQQTVIPERPMYYPEYPPQDTEPGVVLVGEDRHPVERVHEALQYLPSYDPSVRWATEEKLPFLYWKIRDFAHAYSSGITTPSVVAEHVIAGVEEWNNKKPPMPMLIYFNADDLRRQAEASTKRFEQGNPMSILDGIFVAIKDDIDCFPYPTKGATTFFDQIHTVEKDAVCVARLRKCGVIFIGKANMHELGLGVTGNNPNYGTARNPHSVDRYTGGSSSGPAALVSSGLCSVAIGTDGGGSVRIPSALCGIVGFKTTYGRTDMTGVLCDSGTVEVASPLTSSVEDAMLVYFAIAGSRPMDKLTLRPSPLCVPNLLSPDNSNILGSVKIGKYTEWFHDVSDREISSTCEDALKLLCNTFGCQIEEIILPELEEMRTAHVVSIGSESFCDLNPHYKAGRRTEFTLDTRTSLALFGSFSSTDYVASQCIRRRIMHYHMEAFKKVDFIATPTTGMTAPKIPPSALKSGESDYVVSAYLMRFIIAGNLLGLPAITVPVGHDKQGLPIGLQLIGRPWGEASLLRVASAVEELCLKKRNRPSTFYDILKS